One window of the Athene noctua chromosome 5, bAthNoc1.hap1.1, whole genome shotgun sequence genome contains the following:
- the PTCH2 gene encoding protein patched homolog 2, whose protein sequence is MPDQPPRSAPPLRAARRKPLPEGRAAGQRAPLWLRARFQALLFALGCRIQRHCGKVLFVGLLVFGALAVGLRVASIETDIEHLWVEAGSRVSQELRYTKEKLGEESVYTSQMLIQTPKKDGENILTQEALQLHLEAALAASKVQVSLYGKSWDLNKICYKSGVPIIENGMIERMIEKLFPCVILTPLDCFWEGAKLQGGSAYLPGRPDIQWSNLDPLQLMEELGQFTSLEGFKELLEKAEVGQAYMERPCLDPRDPQCPPSAPNKQSQQSPDIPAELSGGCHGFSRKFMRWQQELILGGTTKDSQGKLLRAEALQTMFLLMSPRQLFEHFKDDYEIHDISWSEEKAGAILEAWQRKFVELAQDSIPPNATQSVHAFSTTTLNDIMKSFSDVSAIRVAGGYLLMLAYACVTMLRWDCSKSQGAVGLAGVLLVALSVASGLGLCSLLGISFNAATTQVLPFLALGIGVDDMFLLAHAFTETSQHIPFKERTGECLKRTGTSVALTSVSNMIAFFMAALVPIPALRAFSLQAAVVVVFNFAMVLFVFPAILSLDLYRRERRRLDILCCFYSPCSSRVIQIQPQELADANDNHACHPSPYGHPSVATSTQITTTVQAFTRCDPSGHHVVTVLPPTSQVCTSPAVLLPPTDPLGSQVFTPSSSTRDLLAQLDEAKGGRECVPLPFCRWSLADFAREKYAPLLLRTRTKAVVAVLFLALLGLSLYGTTMVHDGLYLTDIVPRDTKAHAFISAQFKYFSFYNMFIVTKGGFHYPGAQAALLSLHQAFSTVKYVVREGNRDLPKMWLHYFQDWLRGLQATFDRDWQAGRITHDSYRNGSEDGALAYKLLIQTGNKKEPFNFNQLTTRRLVDENGIIPPDTFYICLTVWASNDPLGFAASQANFYPPPPEWIHDKYDTTGENLRIPAAQPLEFAQFPFYLSGLRRTADFVEAIESVRAICREAAQRHGVLSYPSGYPFLFWEQYIGLRHWFLLAISILLACTFLVCALLLLNPWTAGIIVSILAMMAVELFGIMGLMGIKLSAIPVVILIASVGIGVEFTVHVALGFLTAVGSRNVRSAAALEHTFAPVMDGAVSTLLGVLMLAGSEFDFIMRYFFAVLTILTLLGLLNGLVLLPVLLSVIGPPPEASPVDNSPHLPAPDPLPPCLGPGGLYVRRAPAWPAAFPDPSDTEHYAEGVGPGSPRGPFIVPPAPAHILLEAGKDPSFPRITVLKPYKDSPEVRGKKEAPSPQPAPPLPFGEQCPTPPRDYPQPCPPGTRPAPPTALPTYSTHLQGPAGSYTTVTATASVTVALHPTLPGSYPNFSTEGFTGGAERDCLEEPSMPSTGGTAVPDTFEMQSMGHRGAGAWR, encoded by the exons ATGCCGGACCAgcccccccgctccgcgccgccgctccgcgccgcccgccgcaAGCCGCTGCCCGAG GGCAGGGCCGCGGGCCAACGGGCCCCGCTGTGGCTGCGGGCCCGCTTTCAGGCGCTGCTCTTCGCCTTGGGCTGCCGGATCCAGCGGCACTGCGGGAAGGTGCTTTTCGTGGGGCTGCTGGTGTTCGGGGCGCTGGCCGTGGGGCTGCGGGTGGCCTCCATCGAGACCGACATCGAGCACCTCTGGGTGGAAG CGGGCAGCCGGGTGAGCCAGGAGCTGCGCTACACCAAGGAGAAGCTGGGTGAGGAGTCCGTCTACACCTCCCAAATGTTGATACAGACCCCGAAGAAGGACGGGGAGAACATCCTGACGCAGGAGGCCCTGCAGCTCCACCTCGAGGCGGCCCTGGCCGCCAGCAAAGTCCAAGTCTCGCTGTACGGAAA ATCGTGGGATTTGAACAAGATCTGCTACAAGTCGGGTGTCCCCATCATTGAGAATGGCATGATTGAGAGG ATGATAGAGAAGCTGTTCCCTTGCGTGATCCTGACGCCGCTAGACTGCTTCTGGGAAGGCGCCAAGCTGCAGGGAGGCTCAGCCTACCTCCC GGGCCGCCCGGACATCCAGTGGAGCAACCTGGACCCTCTGCAGCTGATGGAGGAGCTAGGGCAGTTCACATCCCTGGAAGGTTTCaaggagctgctggagaaggcAGAGGTGGGACAGGCTTACATGGAGCGGCCCTGCCtggacccccgggacccccagtgccctcccagtgctcccaacAAGCAGAGTCAGCAG AGCCCTGACATCCCGGCCGAGCTCTCAGGGGGCTGCCACGGCTTCTCCAGGAAATTCATGcgctggcagcaggagctgatTTTAGGCGGCACAACCAAAGACTCCCAGGGCAAGCTGCTACG TGCTGAGGCCCTGCAGACCATGTTCCTCCTCATGAGCCCCCGGCAGCTCTTTGAGCACTTCAAGGACGACTACGAGATCCATGACATCAGCTGGAGTGAGGAGAAGGCGGGTGCCATCCTGGAGGCCTGGCAGAGGAAATTTGTGGAG CTGGCGCAGGACTCTATCCCACCCAACGCCACGCAGAGCGTCCACGCTTTCTCCACCACCACACTCAATGACATCATGAAGTCCTTCTCCGACGTCAGCGCCATCCGGGTGGCCGGGGGCTACCTTCTCATG CTGGCCTACGCCTGCGTCACCATGCTGCGGTGGGACTGCTCCAAGTCCCAAGGAGCCGTGGGCCTGGCTGGGGTCCTACTTGTGGCCCTCTCTGTGGCCTCTGGCCTGGGACTTTGCTCACTGCTGGGCATCTCCTTCAATGCAGCCACCACTCAG GTCCTGCCCTTCCTGGCCCTTGGCATTGGTGTGGACGACATGTTCCTCTTGGCTCACGCCTTCACTGAGACCAGCCAGCACATCCCCTTCAAG GAGCGGACAGGCGAGTGCCTGAAGCGCACGGGGACCAGTGTGGCTCTCACCTCTGTCAGCAACATGATTGCCTTCTTCATGGCAGCCCTGgtgcccatccctgccctccgTGCCTTCTCCCTCCAG GCTGCAGTGGTTGTGGTGTTCAACTTCGCGATGGTGCTCTTCGTCTTCCCCGCCATCCTGAGCCTGGACTTGTACCGCCGGGAGAGACGCCGGCTTGACATCCTCTGCTGCTTCTACAG cccTTGCTCCTCGCGGGTCATCCAGATCCAACCCCAGGAGCTCGCTGATGCCAATGACAACCATGCCTGCCACCCATCCCCGTACGGGCACCCCAGTGTGGCCACGAGCACCCAGATCACCACCACTGTGCAAGCTTTCACCCGGTGTGACCCCTCGGGACACCACGTCGTCACTGTTCTGCCACCCACCTCCCAGGTGTGCACCTCGCCCGCTGTCCTCCTGCCACCCACTGACCCCCTGGGCTCGCAGGTCTTTACCCCGTCCAGCTCCACCCGGGACCTGCTGGCCCAGCTGGACGAGGCCAAGGGTGGGCGGGAGTGCGTCCCCCTGCCCTTCTGCCGCTGGAGCCTCGCTGACTTCGCCCGGGAGAAGTACGCCCCGCTCCTCCTGCGGACCCGGACCAAG GCAGTGGTGGCGGTGCTGTTCCTggcgctgctggggctgagcctcTACGGCACCACCATGGTGCACGACGGGCTCTACCTGACGGACATCGTGCCACGGGACACCAAGGCACACGCCTTCATCTCGGCCCAGTTCAAGTACTTCTCCTTCTACAACATGTTCATCGTCACCAAGGGTGGCTTCCACTACCCTGGCGCCCAGGCTGCCCTGCTGAGCCTGCACCAGGCCTTCAGCACTGTCAAATACGTGGTGCGGGAGGGCAACCGCGACCTGCCCAAGATGTGGCTCCATTACTTCCAGGACTGGCTGCGAG GGCTCCAGGCCACCTTTGACAGGGACTGGCAAGCTGGGCGCATCACCCACGACAGCTACCGCAACGGCTCTGAGGATGGGGCACTGGCGTACAAGCTCCTAATCCAGACTGGCAACAAGAAGGAGCCTTTCAACTTCAATCAG CTGACCACACGGCGGCTGGTGGACGAGAACGGCATCATCCCCCCTGACACCTTCTACATCTGCCTGACGGTGTGGGCCAGCAATGACCCCCTGGGCTTCGCTGCCTCCCAGGCCAACTTCTACCCCCCGCCGCCCGAGTGGATCCATGACAAGTACGACACCACGGGCGAGAACCTGCGAA TCCCAGCAGCCCAGCCACTGGAGTTCGCCCAGTTCCCTTTCTACCTGAGTGGGCTACGTCGCACGGCCGACTTTGTGGAGGCGATTGAGAGCGTGCGGGCCATCTGCCGGGAGGCTGCCCAGCGCCACGGGGTGCTGAGCTACCCCAGCGGCTACCCCTTCCTCTTCTGGGAGCAGTACATTGGCCTGCGCCACTGGTTCCTGCTGGCCATCAGTATCCTGCTGGCCTGCACCTTCCTCGTTtgtgccctgctgctgctcaaCCCCTGGACGGCCGGCATCATC GTCTCCATCCTGGCCATGATGGCAGTGGAGCTGTTTGGCATCATGGGGCTGATGGGTATCAAGCTGAGCGCCATCCCTGTGGTCATCCTCATTGCTTCGGTGGGCATCGGTGTGGAGTTCACCGTCCACGTGGCCCTG GGCTTCCTGAcggctgtggggagcaggaacGTGCGCTCGGCCGCAGCACTGGAGCACACCTTTGCCCCCGTGATGGATGGTGCTGTCTCCACCCTCCTGGGCGTCCTCATGTTGGCTGGCTCCGAGTTTGACTTCATCATGAG GTACTTCTTTGCGGTGCTTACCATCCTGacactgctggggctgctcaATGGGCTGGTGCTGCTCCCAGTCCTGCTCTCGGTCATCGGGCCACCTCCTGAG GCATCCCCAGTGGATAACAGCCCCCACCTGCCTGCACCGGACCCGTTGCCCCCATGCCTGGGCCCCGGGGGTCTGTATGTCCGCCGTGCCCCAGCCTGGCCCGCCGCCTTCCCCGACCCCTCGGACACGGAGCATTACGCAGAGGGTGTGGGGCCAGGCAGTCCCCGGGGACCCTTCAtcgtgccccccgccccggcacaCATCCTGCTGGAGGCCGGCAAGGACCCCAGCTTCCCTCGCATCACT GTGCTGAAGCCCTACAAAGACAGCCCAGAGGTCCGGGGGAAGAAGGAGGCTCCCAGCCCTCAGCCTGCACCGCCCCTGCCCTTTGGGGAGCAGTGCCCCACACCGCCCCGAGACtacccgcagccctgcccgccggGCACCCGGCCAGCCccccccacagccctgcccaccTACAGCACCCACCTGCAGGGTCCTGCTGGCAGCTACACCACCGTCACGGCCACCGCTTCGGTGACAGTGGCCCTGCACCCCACGCTGCCTGGCTCCTACCCCAACTTCAGCACCGAGGGCTTCACCGGCGGTGCCGAGCGGGACTGCCTGGAGGAGCCCAGCATGCCCAGCACCGGTGGCACCGCTGTGCCCGACACCTTCGAGATGCAGAGCATGGGACAccgcggggcaggcgcctggcgcTAG
- the BTBD19 gene encoding BTB/POZ domain-containing protein 19 isoform X2, which yields MAGPCSALLQGEAATFTAALRTLVNNPQFSDVTFVVGREQQKVFAHRCVLACRCQAFRGMLSQGPVGSEDSPSSIPPQGPFILGNVQPEVFLAVIEFLYTNSVTLNSHIVLEVLTSSVEYGLQDLCKLCVKFIKDTLTVEQVCEALQAAVTYGQADLQQHCLAFIEGCTAAVVRTPGFHELSDRVLARVLRSDHLAVDELDLVQAVREWAHVSSQAVLERPVPEVAALPVRELRLPLLAPSELVTLESHNQRDLLIPAESIAAAWRSHALRKGSGVPSHLCRPRRGTRPRDHHRHLDPHAK from the exons ATGGCCGGACCCTGCTCGGCGCTGCTGCAGGGCGAAGCGGCCACCTTCACTGCTGCCCTTCGCACTCTGGTCAACAACCCCCAGTTCAG TGACGTGACATTCGTGGTGGGCCGGGAGCAGCAGAAGGTTTTTGCGCACCGCTGCGTGCTGGCGTGCCGCTGCCAGGCTTTCCGGGGGATGCTCAGCCAGGGGCCAGTGGGCAGCGAGGActctcccagcagcatcccaccCCAGGGCCCCTTCATCCTGGGCAACGTGCAGCCCGAGGTCTTCCTGGCCGTCATTGAATTCCTCTACACCAACAGCGTCACCCTCAACAGCCACATC GTACTAGAGGTGCTGACCTCATCAGTGGAGTACGGCCTGCAGGACCTGTGCAAG CTCTGTGTCAAGTTCATCAAGGACACGCTGACTGTGGAGCAGGTCTGCGAGGCCCTGCAG GCTGCGGTGACCTACGGGCAGGCAGAcctccagcagcactgcctggccTTCATTGAGGGCTGCACCGCG GCGGTGGTGCGGACACCGGGCTTCCACGAGCTCTCCGACAGGGTGCTGGCACGGGTGCTGCGCAGCGACCACCTGGCCGTGGATGAGCTGGACCTGGTGCAGGCTGTGCGGGAGTGGGCGCACGTCAGCTCG CAGGCTGTCCTGGAGCGCCCGGTGCCTGAGGTGGCTGCCCTGCCCGTGCGGGAGCTGCGCCTGCCCTTGCTGGCACCCAGTGAGCTGGTGACCCTGGAGAGCCACAACCAGCGGGATCTGCTTATCCCG GCAGAGAGCATCGCGGCGGCCTGGCGCTCCCACGCGCTGCGGAAGGGCAGTGGGGTGCCCTCCCACCTCTGCCGGCCCCGGCGTGGCACGCGGCCCCGCGACCACCACCGTCACCTTGACCCACACGCCAAGTAG
- the BTBD19 gene encoding BTB/POZ domain-containing protein 19 isoform X1, with protein sequence MGCVVRRGSLLPAASPGRPASRLPPACLPPASRLLPPACLRRLPPPPSPRQPMAGPCSALLQGEAATFTAALRTLVNNPQFSDVTFVVGREQQKVFAHRCVLACRCQAFRGMLSQGPVGSEDSPSSIPPQGPFILGNVQPEVFLAVIEFLYTNSVTLNSHIVLEVLTSSVEYGLQDLCKLCVKFIKDTLTVEQVCEALQAAVTYGQADLQQHCLAFIEGCTAAVVRTPGFHELSDRVLARVLRSDHLAVDELDLVQAVREWAHVSSAVLERPVPEVAALPVRELRLPLLAPSELVTLESHNQRDLLIPAESIAAAWRSHALRKGSGVPSHLCRPRRGTRPRDHHRHLDPHAK encoded by the exons ATGGGCTGTGTCGTACGGCGAGGCAGCCTCCTCCCCGCGGCCTCCCCAGGCCGGCCTgcctcccgcctgcctcccgcctgcctcccgcctgcctcccgcct cctgcctcccgcctGCCTGCGCCGCCTTCCTCCGCCGCCCTCCCCAAGGCAGCCCATGGCCGGACCCTGCTCGGCGCTGCTGCAGGGCGAAGCGGCCACCTTCACTGCTGCCCTTCGCACTCTGGTCAACAACCCCCAGTTCAG TGACGTGACATTCGTGGTGGGCCGGGAGCAGCAGAAGGTTTTTGCGCACCGCTGCGTGCTGGCGTGCCGCTGCCAGGCTTTCCGGGGGATGCTCAGCCAGGGGCCAGTGGGCAGCGAGGActctcccagcagcatcccaccCCAGGGCCCCTTCATCCTGGGCAACGTGCAGCCCGAGGTCTTCCTGGCCGTCATTGAATTCCTCTACACCAACAGCGTCACCCTCAACAGCCACATC GTACTAGAGGTGCTGACCTCATCAGTGGAGTACGGCCTGCAGGACCTGTGCAAG CTCTGTGTCAAGTTCATCAAGGACACGCTGACTGTGGAGCAGGTCTGCGAGGCCCTGCAG GCTGCGGTGACCTACGGGCAGGCAGAcctccagcagcactgcctggccTTCATTGAGGGCTGCACCGCG GCGGTGGTGCGGACACCGGGCTTCCACGAGCTCTCCGACAGGGTGCTGGCACGGGTGCTGCGCAGCGACCACCTGGCCGTGGATGAGCTGGACCTGGTGCAGGCTGTGCGGGAGTGGGCGCACGTCAGCTCG GCTGTCCTGGAGCGCCCGGTGCCTGAGGTGGCTGCCCTGCCCGTGCGGGAGCTGCGCCTGCCCTTGCTGGCACCCAGTGAGCTGGTGACCCTGGAGAGCCACAACCAGCGGGATCTGCTTATCCCG GCAGAGAGCATCGCGGCGGCCTGGCGCTCCCACGCGCTGCGGAAGGGCAGTGGGGTGCCCTCCCACCTCTGCCGGCCCCGGCGTGGCACGCGGCCCCGCGACCACCACCGTCACCTTGACCCACACGCCAAGTAG